TCGGCCAGCCGCTGCAGCGCCTGCAGCTCCGACTCGGCCAGGAAGACGGACGGCGACACCTGCCGCCGGCCCGTCCCGAAGTGCACGTTGCCCAGGTTGAGCTGCTCCACCTTCAGCCCGTGCGCCTTGGCGAAGGGCGCCGCCGCCACGTCCCGCAGCAGCACCAGCGTCTTCACCGAGTCCTTGGAGATGCCGGCGAAGTCCACCTGCGCCAGCGGGAAGATCTGCACCTCGATGGCGCTCTGCACCGCCAGGGCCATGGCGGCGCGCACCAGCGGGCTGCTGGCCGCCTCGTCGTCAGCGACGACGACGCGCGAGACCTTCAAATGCGGGAGCCAGGCCTCGACGACCTGTCCATGAATGAGGCGGTTGTCGACGCGGACCAGGGAGATCACAGCAGTCTCGAATCGCCC
The sequence above is drawn from the Archangium gephyra genome and encodes:
- a CDS encoding PTS system mannose/fructose/N-acetylgalactosamine-transporter subunit IIB, with product MISLVRVDNRLIHGQVVEAWLPHLKVSRVVVADDEAASSPLVRAAMALAVQSAIEVQIFPLAQVDFAGISKDSVKTLVLLRDVAAAPFAKAHGLKVEQLNLGNVHFGTGRRQVSPSVFLAESELQALQRLAEEGVKVEARAVPAEKPVELSELQERWGKGG